One Mycolicibacterium fortuitum subsp. fortuitum genomic window carries:
- a CDS encoding MFS transporter: protein MAIAAALGTAASYPLQPAVADVAASLDISLTQAGVALAFGPVGYLVGLAILVPLVDRFPPNYVLAAQFGALAIASAANAAAGSLWVLALTVGFIGACSTVGAQLSSITARFVPDGRRATALGIVTAGISAGIISGRIAGGALTDVVGWRAGLLVFALAFAVTAVVAFRILPTTTGSLTRSYLTTLRGLPGLYLRFPTLRMAAVRGALWFFAFCAVWAGLAVALAAPPYSYSAERIGLYALAGLLGILATRVAGTWTDRVGPRRVMLIGLAIAALGAITIAGCLSNTAATLVGLAVFDAGLFAAQVANQSMVLAIDPVAPARFNSAYMVVYFVGGSLGTAFGAAAVAWIGWLPTVAVTTAAIGLAMLLSGARSSAQLIGTP, encoded by the coding sequence ATGGCGATTGCCGCCGCCCTCGGCACGGCCGCCAGCTATCCGCTACAACCGGCGGTAGCCGATGTCGCAGCGAGCCTTGACATCTCGCTGACTCAGGCCGGTGTAGCGCTGGCATTCGGGCCCGTCGGCTACCTGGTGGGGCTGGCCATACTGGTGCCACTGGTAGATCGATTTCCGCCGAACTACGTACTGGCAGCACAGTTCGGCGCTCTGGCCATCGCCTCGGCCGCCAATGCCGCGGCCGGCAGCCTGTGGGTACTCGCGCTCACGGTCGGGTTCATCGGCGCCTGTTCCACCGTCGGTGCGCAGTTGAGTTCGATCACCGCGCGCTTCGTCCCGGACGGCCGCCGGGCGACTGCGCTCGGCATTGTCACCGCGGGCATCTCGGCCGGGATCATTTCAGGCCGCATCGCCGGCGGCGCGCTGACGGACGTGGTGGGATGGCGAGCCGGCCTGCTCGTGTTCGCGCTCGCGTTCGCCGTGACCGCAGTCGTCGCATTTCGGATACTTCCTACGACAACCGGTTCGCTCACGAGGAGTTACCTCACGACTCTCCGCGGCCTGCCCGGCCTCTACCTGCGATTCCCGACGTTGCGCATGGCCGCGGTTCGCGGCGCGCTCTGGTTCTTCGCCTTCTGCGCGGTGTGGGCCGGGCTCGCCGTCGCGCTGGCTGCGCCGCCGTACTCGTACTCGGCCGAGCGGATCGGCCTGTACGCCCTTGCCGGACTCCTGGGCATCCTCGCCACGCGTGTCGCCGGTACCTGGACCGACCGGGTGGGCCCGAGACGAGTGATGTTGATCGGGCTGGCCATCGCCGCACTCGGTGCGATCACAATCGCCGGGTGCCTGTCGAATACGGCGGCCACGCTCGTCGGTCTCGCCGTGTTCGACGCCGGGCTGTTCGCAGCCCAAGTGGCCAATCAGAGCATGGTGTTGGCCATCGATCCCGTGGCGCCGGCACGGTTCAACAGCGCATACATGGTGGTGTACTTCGTCGGCGGCAGCCTGGGGACCGCATTCGGCGCGGCGGCCGTCGCCTGGATCGGCTGGCTGCCGACGGTAGCCGTCACCACCGCGGCGATCGGGCTGGCGATGCTGCTCAGCGGGGCCCGGTCGTCAGCTCAACTGATCGGCACGCCGTAA
- a CDS encoding penicillin-binding transpeptidase domain-containing protein, whose amino-acid sequence MTRRPIVWFLLLALFLAVVGCSSSPDPADRFAAFADALQRKDAHGAAEQTSDPAAAEAAIKSMFDGMGDAASVKVSAEPDEQNGATLKYQWSWGEGDDFGYDTTGTTAKTGDNWLITWAPTLLHRDLRDGLRFQYSTDSDLQTPVLDRTGQPLMTWQTVGVISLDRAHLDSAAPLAALLARFDATTTAESIGAQFASNTDDRVTVMKLREDDLAQVRDQLTRVPGVTVAEQGELLTTDRQLSSPAISGLAQLWHDRITKAAGWSVYLVDGDGAPAQRLTARPPAPTDPMRTTLDLRLQLLAQQAVAQETRPAVVVAISGKTGGILAAAQNAAADPQGAIAFSGLYPPGSTFKTITTAAALEADLATPDTPVACPGRLTIENRTIPNDDDFDLGTVPLASAFSHSCNTSMAALSDKLPADALTKTARAFGIGVDFTIPGLTTVTGRVPGADTAAQRVENGIGQGTVTVSPFGLAVAEASLAHGSTILPNLVDGEKVTADTPPETLPADVTAALRDMMRKTVTEGTASQLSDIPDLGGKTGTAEFGDNTHSHGWFAGIAGDIGFATLVVGGDSSTPAVKISGDFLRSAG is encoded by the coding sequence ATGACTCGACGGCCCATCGTCTGGTTCCTGCTGCTCGCCCTTTTTCTTGCGGTCGTCGGATGCTCGTCGTCACCGGACCCCGCTGACCGGTTCGCCGCGTTCGCCGACGCATTGCAACGCAAAGACGCTCACGGCGCCGCCGAGCAGACCAGCGACCCCGCCGCCGCCGAGGCCGCGATCAAGTCGATGTTCGACGGCATGGGAGATGCGGCCTCGGTCAAGGTGAGCGCCGAACCCGACGAGCAGAACGGCGCGACGCTGAAGTATCAGTGGTCCTGGGGTGAGGGTGACGACTTCGGCTACGACACCACCGGCACGACGGCCAAGACCGGGGACAACTGGCTGATCACCTGGGCCCCGACACTGCTGCACCGAGACCTCCGGGACGGCTTGCGCTTTCAGTACAGCACCGACAGCGATCTGCAGACGCCCGTGCTCGATCGGACCGGCCAGCCGTTGATGACCTGGCAGACCGTCGGTGTCATCTCACTGGACCGCGCCCATCTCGATTCCGCCGCTCCGCTCGCCGCGCTGCTGGCCCGGTTCGACGCGACGACCACCGCGGAATCCATCGGCGCGCAGTTCGCCTCGAACACCGACGATCGAGTGACGGTGATGAAACTGCGTGAAGACGACCTCGCTCAGGTCCGCGACCAACTGACCCGGGTCCCCGGCGTCACCGTGGCCGAGCAGGGTGAGCTCCTGACCACCGACCGCCAACTGTCCTCGCCGGCCATCAGTGGGCTCGCACAGTTGTGGCACGACCGGATCACCAAGGCCGCCGGCTGGTCGGTCTATCTGGTCGACGGGGACGGCGCGCCCGCCCAGCGGCTCACCGCCCGACCACCCGCTCCGACCGATCCGATGCGCACCACGTTGGACCTGCGCCTGCAACTGCTCGCCCAACAGGCCGTCGCCCAGGAAACCCGGCCCGCGGTGGTAGTGGCGATCTCCGGTAAGACGGGTGGCATCCTGGCCGCTGCCCAGAACGCCGCCGCGGATCCGCAAGGCGCCATTGCCTTCTCGGGGCTCTACCCGCCGGGCTCGACATTCAAGACCATCACCACCGCCGCCGCGCTGGAGGCCGATCTGGCCACCCCGGACACGCCGGTGGCCTGTCCTGGGCGGTTGACCATCGAGAACCGGACCATCCCCAACGACGACGACTTCGACCTGGGGACAGTGCCTTTGGCGTCGGCGTTCTCCCATTCGTGCAACACCAGCATGGCGGCACTGTCGGACAAGCTGCCCGCCGATGCGCTGACCAAGACCGCCCGCGCGTTCGGGATCGGGGTGGACTTCACCATTCCCGGGCTCACCACGGTCACCGGTCGGGTTCCGGGCGCCGACACCGCAGCCCAGCGGGTGGAGAACGGCATCGGCCAGGGCACCGTGACCGTCAGCCCGTTCGGACTCGCCGTGGCCGAGGCCAGCCTGGCGCACGGCTCGACCATCCTGCCCAACCTGGTCGACGGGGAGAAGGTGACCGCCGATACCCCGCCGGAAACCCTTCCGGCCGACGTCACAGCGGCATTGCGGGACATGATGCGCAAGACCGTCACCGAAGGCACTGCCAGCCAGCTGAGCGACATCCCCGATCTCGGCGGCAAGACGGGCACCGCCGAATTCGGCGACAACACCCACTCGCACGGGTGGTTCGCCGGGATCGCCGGTGACATCGGATTCGCCACCCTGGTGGTGGGCGGCGATTCGTCGACGCCCGCGGTGAAGATCTCCGGCGACTTCCTCCGCTCTGCCGGCTAG
- the tgt gene encoding tRNA guanosine(34) transglycosylase Tgt, translated as MDQPYFTVEAELPGRFGRVGTIHTPHGDIHTPAFIAVGTAATVKSVLPETMKQIGAQAILANAYHLYLQPGPDIVAEAGGLGAFMNWPGPTFTDSGGFQVMSLGVGFKKVLAMDTERLQTDDIIAKGKERLAVVDDDGVTFRSHLDGSKHRFTPEVSIGIQNKLGADIIFAFDELTTLVNTRGYQESSVQRTHEWAVRCLAEHHRLQALSPERPRQALFGVVQGAQYEDLRRQAARGLASIGQEAGPAEGLSFDGYGIGGALEKQNLATIVGWCSSELPADKPRHLLGISEPDDLFDAVAAGADTFDCVSPSRVARNAAVYSATGRFNITGARYKRDFTPIDAECDCYTCANYSRAYIRHLFKAKEMLSATLCTIHNERFVIRLVDQIRASIVAGEFDELKAHVLGRYYGVPIS; from the coding sequence GTGGACCAGCCGTATTTCACCGTGGAGGCCGAGTTGCCCGGCCGATTCGGTCGGGTCGGGACCATTCACACCCCGCACGGCGATATCCACACTCCGGCGTTCATCGCGGTCGGGACTGCGGCCACCGTGAAATCGGTGCTCCCCGAGACCATGAAACAGATTGGCGCCCAAGCGATCCTGGCCAACGCCTATCATCTGTACCTGCAACCCGGCCCGGACATCGTGGCCGAGGCGGGCGGGCTCGGGGCGTTCATGAACTGGCCGGGCCCCACCTTCACCGACAGTGGTGGTTTCCAGGTGATGTCGCTGGGTGTGGGGTTCAAGAAGGTCCTGGCGATGGACACCGAGCGGCTGCAGACCGACGACATCATCGCCAAGGGCAAGGAGCGGCTGGCCGTCGTGGACGACGACGGAGTCACGTTCCGCTCCCATCTGGACGGCTCGAAACACCGGTTCACCCCCGAGGTCTCGATCGGTATCCAGAACAAGCTCGGGGCCGACATCATCTTCGCGTTCGACGAGCTGACCACGCTGGTCAACACCCGCGGTTACCAGGAGAGCTCGGTACAGCGCACCCATGAGTGGGCGGTGCGGTGTCTGGCCGAGCATCACCGGTTGCAGGCGTTGTCCCCCGAGCGGCCACGGCAGGCGCTGTTCGGGGTGGTGCAGGGCGCGCAGTACGAGGATCTGCGTCGGCAGGCCGCCCGCGGGCTGGCTTCGATCGGGCAGGAGGCCGGCCCGGCCGAGGGGCTGAGCTTCGACGGTTACGGCATCGGCGGGGCGCTGGAGAAGCAGAATCTGGCCACCATCGTCGGCTGGTGCAGCAGTGAACTACCCGCGGACAAACCCCGGCACCTGCTAGGGATCAGCGAGCCCGACGACCTGTTCGACGCCGTGGCCGCCGGCGCGGACACCTTCGACTGCGTGTCACCGTCACGGGTGGCACGCAATGCGGCGGTGTACTCGGCGACCGGGCGGTTCAACATCACCGGCGCGCGATACAAGCGGGATTTCACCCCGATCGACGCCGAATGCGATTGCTACACCTGCGCCAACTACTCGCGCGCTTACATCCGGCACCTGTTCAAGGCCAAGGAGATGCTCTCGGCGACGCTGTGCACGATCCACAACGAACGGTTCGTGATCCGGTTGGTCGATCAGATCCGGGCGTCGATCGTGGCCGGTGAATTCGACGAATTGAAGGCCCATGTGCTGGGTCGGTATTACGGCGTGCCGATCAGTTGA
- a CDS encoding haloalkane dehalogenase, translating into MQTLRTPDDRFRDLPEFAYLPAYSDIDDTEGGTVRMAWVQAGPPEADPVLLLHGEPSWSFLYRRMIPILTAAGHRVVCPDLVGFGRSDKPTRIEDHTYARHVEWMRNLVCDVLDLRRVTLVGQDWGGLIGLRLAAENPDRFANIVVANTGLPSGDIPMPEIWWQFRTAIQNLPTLDVGRFVEAGCRRPVSGEVRAAYDAPFPDDTFCAGPRAMPGLVPTTPEDPASAANRSAWKVLAASETPMLVAFSDSDPITGGMAPIFRRDMRGAQGIEHPVIANAGHFLQEDAGEELAGAIVTFLRGR; encoded by the coding sequence ATGCAGACGTTGCGCACACCAGACGACCGGTTCCGTGACCTGCCTGAGTTTGCTTATCTGCCAGCGTATTCCGATATCGATGACACCGAGGGCGGCACTGTGCGGATGGCGTGGGTGCAGGCCGGTCCACCGGAGGCCGACCCGGTGCTGTTGTTGCATGGGGAACCATCGTGGTCGTTTCTCTACCGCCGCATGATCCCGATCCTGACGGCCGCGGGTCATCGGGTGGTCTGTCCGGACCTGGTCGGCTTCGGGCGTTCGGACAAACCCACCCGCATCGAGGACCACACCTATGCGCGGCACGTGGAATGGATGCGCAATCTGGTCTGTGACGTCCTGGACCTGCGGCGGGTAACCCTGGTCGGCCAGGACTGGGGTGGACTGATCGGACTGCGGTTGGCCGCCGAGAATCCCGACCGGTTCGCCAACATCGTCGTCGCCAACACCGGACTGCCCAGCGGTGACATCCCCATGCCGGAGATCTGGTGGCAGTTCCGTACGGCCATCCAGAATCTGCCGACGCTCGACGTCGGCAGATTCGTCGAGGCCGGATGCCGCCGCCCGGTCAGCGGAGAGGTCCGGGCGGCTTACGACGCGCCGTTCCCCGACGACACCTTCTGCGCGGGTCCTCGCGCGATGCCCGGTCTGGTGCCCACCACACCCGAGGACCCGGCTTCGGCGGCCAACCGGTCGGCCTGGAAGGTGTTGGCGGCCAGCGAAACTCCGATGCTGGTGGCGTTCAGCGACAGCGATCCGATCACCGGGGGCATGGCGCCCATCTTCCGGCGGGACATGCGCGGGGCACAGGGCATCGAGCATCCGGTGATCGCGAACGCCGGTCATTTCCTGCAGGAGGACGCCGGCGAGGAGCTCGCCGGCGCGATCGTCACCTTCCTCAGGGGCAGGTGA
- a CDS encoding lipoprotein LpqH → MKREFLVAVGGAAIVIAGLSGCSSSDKKDTSSETKATPTASATASVEAGDAKATTGAGTARVSIDGKDHKVEGTVVCATVAGNVSLTVGQGMSAVTATVSEGDQPSVTAVGLGNIDGVTLGYTPGMPGGSAEATKDGNKYTIKGDATGMDGMNQVTKPFELEVACP, encoded by the coding sequence GTGAAGCGTGAGTTCCTGGTAGCCGTCGGCGGCGCCGCGATCGTCATCGCCGGCCTGTCCGGCTGTTCGTCGAGTGACAAGAAGGACACCTCAAGCGAGACGAAGGCCACCCCAACGGCGTCGGCAACGGCTTCGGTCGAGGCCGGCGACGCCAAGGCGACCACGGGTGCGGGTACCGCCCGGGTCAGCATCGACGGCAAGGACCACAAGGTCGAGGGCACGGTTGTGTGTGCCACGGTCGCAGGCAATGTCAGCCTGACCGTCGGGCAGGGCATGAGCGCGGTCACCGCCACCGTCAGCGAGGGTGACCAGCCGTCGGTGACAGCCGTCGGACTCGGCAACATCGACGGGGTCACCCTCGGCTACACCCCCGGCATGCCCGGCGGCAGCGCAGAGGCCACCAAGGATGGCAACAAATACACGATCAAGGGCGACGCGACCGGTATGGACGGGATGAACCAGGTGACCAAACCTTTCGAACTCGAAGTCGCCTGCCCTTAA
- a CDS encoding diol dehydratase small subunit encodes MTQRFTVAAAVDGKLDLSDLRMDPAALAHQAVVAEENGNPQLAENFRRAAELATIDDEEVMGLYEALRPHRSTAAELDALQASLENRGAVRCAELVRQAAAVYARRGLLR; translated from the coding sequence ATGACCCAACGATTCACCGTCGCGGCCGCCGTCGACGGCAAGCTGGACCTGTCGGATCTGCGGATGGATCCGGCGGCGCTGGCTCACCAGGCCGTCGTCGCCGAGGAGAACGGTAACCCGCAGCTCGCCGAGAACTTTCGGCGGGCAGCGGAACTGGCGACCATCGACGACGAAGAAGTCATGGGTTTGTACGAGGCGCTGCGCCCGCACCGCTCCACCGCTGCCGAACTCGACGCGCTGCAGGCGTCCTTGGAAAATCGTGGTGCCGTGCGATGTGCGGAACTGGTGCGCCAGGCGGCCGCGGTGTATGCGCGCCGGGGCCTGTTGCGGTGA
- a CDS encoding lipoprotein LpqH, giving the protein MNLVKSRSIVIATGCAVFLAAVAGCSSQDSDSPAKTGQGRVTFGPNDAGPVTSVDCESKDGLTTIGIKGKMPASVVLTDGAAPEVQSVNIGDVNGEGASLTYLAGLSSVPVVAARDGKGYTITGTGMGIDPNEPGTPVDMPFDIAVTCP; this is encoded by the coding sequence GTGAATTTGGTCAAGAGCCGCTCAATCGTCATTGCCACCGGATGTGCTGTGTTTCTGGCCGCGGTCGCCGGATGCTCCTCGCAGGATTCAGATTCTCCCGCAAAGACCGGCCAGGGCCGGGTCACCTTCGGCCCCAACGACGCCGGTCCCGTCACCAGCGTCGATTGCGAAAGTAAGGACGGTCTGACCACGATCGGCATCAAGGGCAAGATGCCTGCCTCGGTGGTACTGACCGACGGGGCGGCCCCCGAGGTCCAGTCGGTGAACATCGGCGACGTGAACGGCGAGGGAGCATCGCTGACCTACCTCGCCGGACTGTCGAGCGTGCCGGTCGTGGCCGCCCGCGACGGCAAGGGCTACACGATCACCGGCACCGGCATGGGCATCGATCCCAACGAGCCGGGCACGCCTGTGGACATGCCGTTCGACATCGCCGTCACCTGCCCCTGA
- a CDS encoding diol dehydratase reactivase ATPase-like domain-containing protein: MTLTDFRRTRVVAGIDVGNHTTEIVLARIRAGLVEPIVQGQAPTRGRKGSRDSLEGAAALLHRIEVDAEVRADELVLSAIRPVDTETAPLAPAPSPRSPVRSLRKPDASTPAGAGFAVGRHVPLGELAGETRPGPVIVSVDDVTDFEVAAAAITDAVDNGWSIVGVLAAQDDAVLIRNRIPLVVPVVDEVMLDGLNPGALVAVEVVAEGRAYRALADPIALCAALELGPEQIHDVADFTRELADSPAIAVTARTEPLEPPAVDDDYVEFRIDGVPVRYSPAQAHAILRREPPGSVVRIRLRSIPTADGEIAVDDAFFTDLAALDSGTWLRRGVAEARGTVVALLAADHVEDAATTLAELTGRPARTIATEPEAAARGARTTPGLPPESVVCDIGGGTIDLIGSERTVTAAGAGESITVAVARMLNIPRALAERVKRTPAIRVEGPHVAHEEDGRRLFLDAPAPADAIGRLCTRGTAGLVPFSTKLAAEEWRSLRLAIKQETVAANIARCLAAFEKPPPALVLAGGGALDDELLRTVGESLRSVGVVVGRANIDGVHGPRFAVASGLVHLSAG, translated from the coding sequence GTGACCTTGACTGACTTTCGCCGCACCCGCGTCGTGGCCGGGATCGACGTAGGCAACCACACCACCGAGATCGTCCTGGCCCGCATCCGCGCCGGCCTCGTCGAGCCCATCGTCCAGGGGCAGGCGCCGACGCGGGGCCGCAAGGGTTCTCGGGACTCCTTGGAAGGGGCGGCCGCGCTGCTGCACCGCATCGAGGTCGATGCCGAGGTTCGTGCCGATGAGCTTGTGCTCTCGGCGATCCGGCCGGTCGACACCGAAACCGCCCCACTGGCACCGGCGCCGTCTCCTCGGTCACCGGTGCGCAGCTTGCGCAAGCCGGATGCCAGCACGCCGGCAGGCGCGGGATTCGCGGTCGGCCGGCATGTGCCGCTGGGTGAGCTCGCGGGCGAGACTCGACCCGGCCCGGTGATCGTCTCGGTGGACGACGTCACCGATTTCGAAGTCGCTGCGGCCGCGATCACCGACGCGGTCGACAACGGTTGGTCCATCGTCGGGGTGCTCGCCGCTCAGGACGATGCGGTGTTGATCCGCAACAGGATTCCACTGGTTGTGCCGGTGGTCGACGAGGTGATGCTCGACGGGTTGAATCCCGGCGCGTTGGTGGCGGTGGAGGTGGTGGCCGAGGGACGCGCCTACCGGGCCCTGGCCGACCCGATCGCGCTGTGTGCGGCCTTGGAACTCGGACCCGAGCAGATCCACGACGTCGCCGATTTCACCAGGGAGCTCGCCGACTCCCCGGCCATCGCGGTGACGGCGCGCACCGAGCCGCTGGAGCCGCCCGCGGTCGATGACGACTACGTCGAGTTCAGGATCGACGGCGTGCCGGTCAGGTACTCACCCGCCCAGGCGCACGCCATCCTGCGTCGCGAACCACCGGGCAGCGTGGTGCGCATCCGGCTGCGGTCGATCCCGACGGCCGACGGCGAAATTGCTGTCGACGACGCCTTTTTCACCGACCTCGCTGCGCTGGACAGCGGCACCTGGCTGCGCCGCGGCGTGGCCGAGGCACGCGGCACGGTGGTGGCCCTGTTGGCTGCCGATCATGTCGAGGACGCGGCGACGACACTTGCCGAGCTGACCGGACGTCCGGCTCGCACCATCGCCACCGAACCGGAGGCCGCCGCGCGGGGTGCACGCACCACGCCGGGCCTTCCGCCCGAGTCTGTGGTCTGCGATATCGGCGGCGGCACCATCGATCTGATCGGGTCGGAGCGCACGGTGACGGCGGCGGGAGCCGGGGAATCCATCACCGTGGCAGTGGCGCGGATGCTCAACATCCCGCGTGCGTTGGCGGAGCGGGTCAAGCGCACCCCGGCGATCAGGGTGGAAGGTCCGCATGTCGCCCACGAGGAGGACGGGCGGCGCCTGTTCCTCGACGCACCCGCGCCGGCCGATGCGATCGGCAGGCTGTGTACCCGCGGCACTGCCGGGCTGGTGCCGTTCTCCACGAAGCTGGCGGCCGAGGAGTGGCGCAGCCTCCGGCTGGCGATCAAGCAGGAGACTGTGGCGGCCAACATCGCGCGTTGTCTGGCCGCATTCGAGAAGCCCCCGCCCGCGCTGGTGTTGGCCGGCGGCGGCGCCCTCGACGACGAACTGCTGCGCACGGTCGGCGAATCCCTGCGCAGCGTGGGAGTGGTGGTGGGGCGAGCCAACATCGACGGGGTGCACGGTCCCCGGTTCGCGGTCGCTTCGGGGCTGGTGCACCTGTCTGCAGGCTAG
- a CDS encoding PE-PPE domain-containing protein, with protein sequence MANHRKRGRSATVVVVGATAGMTAILTFGQFADALAATLPGSDAVVGVGGKDDTLGERIPNKFGGNYVPYGGEFVEPAADRYYPVHYSATLPIDSSVADGRQPLIDQVGIARTQVGPNGTVYIVGYSEGSLVAENYKREINAGTVDPGGNVEFVYIAAPTVPNGGIYARFPNMGPLGLLGFTSTGAAEPSPYAETFITVEYDPIGDFPAYANPLSLANAAAGFIYLHGDPTPDATDLNDPDAVIVKTVGNDTYILVKTEHLPLLQPIRDVSTAINTTAFTEPVLGAIEPTLKLAVDMGYTDRDYSDPATPTRFSLITPPKRIAETLNQLPGALQQGADNFTGGSPATAPPSTTVSPTTLAPTDRIAAKKQAPKVVATNDEVETPKKPVKRPPVQRRDNVRDAMSDVARNVRDTFKPKPKSGPDAGPKHRAKPQRASDGDKAA encoded by the coding sequence GTGGCCAATCACCGTAAGCGCGGCCGTTCAGCCACTGTCGTAGTGGTGGGCGCCACTGCCGGCATGACCGCGATCCTCACCTTCGGGCAGTTCGCCGACGCGCTCGCGGCCACCCTGCCGGGCAGCGATGCCGTGGTCGGGGTGGGCGGCAAGGACGACACCTTGGGCGAGCGGATCCCGAACAAGTTCGGCGGCAACTACGTGCCGTACGGCGGCGAGTTCGTCGAGCCGGCGGCAGATCGGTACTACCCGGTCCACTACTCGGCCACATTGCCTATCGATTCGAGTGTGGCCGACGGACGTCAGCCATTGATCGACCAGGTCGGCATTGCCCGCACTCAGGTCGGACCGAACGGGACGGTCTACATCGTCGGCTACTCCGAGGGAAGCCTGGTCGCCGAGAACTACAAGCGCGAAATCAACGCCGGAACCGTCGATCCCGGCGGAAACGTCGAATTCGTCTACATCGCGGCACCGACCGTTCCCAACGGCGGCATCTACGCCCGCTTCCCGAACATGGGGCCGCTCGGGCTGCTCGGATTCACCAGCACCGGCGCGGCCGAGCCGTCGCCTTACGCGGAAACCTTCATCACCGTCGAATACGACCCCATCGGAGACTTCCCGGCATACGCCAACCCGCTGTCACTGGCCAATGCCGCCGCAGGATTCATCTATCTCCACGGCGACCCGACCCCGGATGCCACCGATCTCAACGATCCCGACGCAGTCATCGTGAAGACCGTCGGCAACGACACCTACATCCTGGTCAAAACCGAACATCTCCCCTTGCTCCAACCCATCCGCGACGTATCGACCGCGATCAACACGACAGCCTTCACCGAACCGGTCCTCGGCGCGATCGAGCCGACGCTCAAGCTCGCCGTCGACATGGGCTACACCGATCGCGATTACTCCGATCCCGCCACACCGACCCGGTTCTCGTTGATCACGCCGCCGAAGCGCATCGCAGAAACTCTGAATCAGCTGCCCGGCGCACTGCAACAGGGCGCGGACAACTTCACGGGCGGATCGCCCGCGACGGCCCCACCGTCGACGACTGTGTCACCCACGACTCTTGCACCCACCGACCGCATCGCGGCCAAGAAGCAAGCCCCCAAGGTCGTTGCGACCAACGACGAGGTCGAGACGCCGAAGAAGCCCGTCAAGCGGCCTCCCGTGCAGCGGCGCGACAACGTGCGCGACGCCATGTCCGATGTGGCCAGGAACGTCAGGGATACCTTCAAACCGAAGCCGAAGTCTGGGCCGGATGCCGGCCCCAAGCACCGGGCCAAGCCGCAACGCGCGTCGGACGGCGACAAGGCCGCCTAG